CAGCTCTTAAAGAAAGTCACACAAGCTGATATTCCCCCTGAAGCAAAGGAATCGTAGTACCATTTTAATATGgcacaaataaaaaggaatagTTCCTCTCCAGATTCACTTCCCAAGTTTGATCTTTGTTATCTCATTTTGTTCACTCCTCCTATGTCGTTCTGGATCGTGACTAAAGAAGGATTTCTATGAAAGCACAGTTCGGGCTGGATTTAGTCATGTTCAGCCTCCAGAGAAGAACCGTCAGGGCGTCCCACTGGAGTCTCGCGACCTCTTTGGATTACCGGATGCTTGATTCCGTTCCTCCTGTTATTTTGTAGTAAAACTTGCAGTTCTAGTGTCAGTTTCACGCAAAAATTCAAAGCATTGCTAAACGGACCCCGAGGTGTCAACAATCGGACATAAACTAATCTGATAACTCAagacactttttattttacatattttattcaatACCAAAAATGAGGCACTGTGTTGCATACTGATGCACACACGTTGAACGCTTGTTGTATTGAACCTTGACTGGGGTTGtgagccaatcacagaccaCGTTATTCAAATAATGTTTGGAGTGATTGGCTGCAAGCTTTCCTTGATTTGCTCCTTCACGTCGGTGCGAAAGGAgcaaatgctgctgctgtttaacTGGAGAAATACGACTAAAAAAATACTTCATGGTGTTCCCTATGAATTACAAATGCAGTATGTTGTCATAGTAACACATACTTCAGGTGGGATTCCATCTTGGTATTGCTGTAACAcctgtaaaaatataaaatataaatataaaaatactttttttttcttgctgtcaTTTTAAGAGTTAAAACCAATTCAGCACATCTGTGAGAACGTTTTTCAGAAAACGACACACCGTGGATGCCAGACGGCCGGAGtcaataaatcacaataaatcATTTCCACTAAGAGAGATACAACATTTAACCACTGAGGATTCCAAAACTGGCACGACAACAAAAGACTTAACAATAGTTGTGGAAGAAATATCGACCTCTTTAGTCTATTTAATAATCCGAATCGCTTTTACTAGTATAAAATCACAGAAATCCCCAATATTAGAGGGAAACTTGTATTTAGACAAACCCGATCCATCACgtgtcacatttaaatgagTCCACGTTTGCTGATTCGTCGGTGCTAAAATTGGCTGGAATAAAACGATCATGAGATAAATACTACCAACACATATAAATATCAGTGTGACCAAGTCTTTCTGCCTTCACTGGGGGTGAGATTGGCACAGATAACTGGCAAGAGTAGAGTGACGAGGATAGCAGGCGCTATTAGCAAAACCAGAGTGGTGAGTGGGGGGTCCTGGACCTGTCCACAGTATGTGAAGTATGTGCGGTGGACCCTCAGAAAGATCTCGTCCACCAGGGAGCCCCTACACCAGGACGCATTCGCCAAGTCGTCCACGCAACACTTCAGTTGGTAGTAGATGCtgcggaagaagaagaagaaaccaaaACAGAGGACACAGTAAAGAAGGATGCAAGTTCAGCATCCAAAGCGCATCAAACTTGGACCTGTACCGAATGTAGCCCGGAAAAACCCAAGACAAAACTATGTCTGAGACGATGTTTGAATAACTGGAATGCATCAACGAAATGCATCAACGTCACCCTTTCACAGCTGGCCAGGGGCAACGGTCCTTCAAGCCGCTAGCCTGCACGCTCCTGCTGAAATCAAACAGGCAGTCGTCGACATTGCTGTCAAACATACAGCGGTCACACGGCGGCGGGAGGAGCGTCTCAGCCGGCCCTGCAGGGGACAGACTCAGTCAAAGGACGAGGTCCAATTATTTGCACGGATCAATGACGAAATCACAGAAGCAGACAGGAGAAATGGGCATATTCCTTATTGATTAAGTAGGTGTCCATTAAATGGACTAGTCTGATTACACCGATCAAGTAATTTCAGGATGGCATGAGAAAGCATGTAAAAGTTTCAGTGTTCCAGCTTACCTGTCCAGATGTAGACAAATACCAGCAGGTAAACGGTGAAGGCCATCTATTTAaaataaaggggaaaaaagtAGCATAGTCAtcgaaaaaaaatcatttgctTATCATGATTCTGTAATAATACTTAGTGTTGTGTTACAGAATACAATTTTGGGCTCAGTTAATAACtaagaaaagcactcggagagcgcagacctccgccgagcagctcattccaatCATAACACGTGGAATCAATAAAGCATTACTGTATGGTAATTAAATGCAAACAACAAGACAACGCATGTGATCAAACCTTTTAACATTGAGATCTATATGAAACAGACATGACGACCATTTGCTTCctacaaatgaatgaatttatctCGTGGGATTCCGAGGCTGGAAACAGATGTTACCAGGGAATGCAGcattttttctatttttctatcttctttttttaaaataaataaacacacatgaaaTGTCATGTCTCTGCTTGTATGAGAGAAATACAATGTGTCTGCTGTGAATTCTCCAATCGGCATGCTTTTACAGGTTGGTGTAGCAAATAGCATCGCTTAAATTAAATACTTAATAAAATATTAGCTATTGACTGGGCACATACCTCAACTTTAAACTTTACGGCGTTTGTCTTTGGAATCTCCTGGAAAATCCCCGGTTAGAATTCGTCCTGTTCTGAAGATGCTTCTCGACCAGAAAGCTTCTGCGCGATCCGGTCCGATTTCTTATCTGCACAACATGGGAGCTAATTGGGTTGTGTAAGAGCGCAGCAGCCTGCTTCCTTTCCCAGACAGAGCCAGGCCGTTCCCAGGCTACCCAATGACATGTCCCACACAGAGGACCCCCCCTCCAGAGACACTTGAACCAGGAGGCCTCGATGTCAGCCTGCATGTTCTTCCTCTTAAAGATGGATGTGATGTCCTGTGGTAACTGATTATTGAAGGCTAGAGGTTAAGGCTATATTCTGATACTCCAATGTGAAGAAATGtgacacagacaaacagaaggtCAAATGTTTACATCCGGATGCAGCAGAAAAAGTAGTTCCCATTCCCCTCTTATCTCCATTGTATCCTATTAATTGGATAAACAGGATATGATCTGGTCGTGAGCTGCTGGTCATCCACCGCATTCAATCCCAGCGAAACGTCATTATGTCTTTAATCGACGCAATTTATTGTTCGGTGTGAAATATTCCATATCTGTTTACAATAGAaaagtgttcagactgaaacatGAATCCATTTTTCTACATGAAGACCTCCGATGGTTCACGAGGCTTCTGGACatctgggattaaaaaaaaactgttgcaGATCCAAAATgcatttggggaaaaaaactcTGACTTTAATGCAAGCTAAACATcttattgtttgcattttatgaAACATGGAAACATCTTGTTGTAATTCTAAAGTCCTGCAGACCAGAGTGATGTGGACCAGAACACCTGCAGCTATATAGCAAGCTGGATCACTTTACCTTCGATGCACTAAATGCAGAATCCTTTCCCAATCTTTAAGGGACCGGGAATGAAGTGTCTTCAATCATCGAGCAGCTGCATGCAGAATGTGGGAGGGAAGGAAACTGTAAGAGCCTCAAAATGTCAGTGAATTGAATTTTCCGCCACTGGGTGGCACCAGAGTGAGATGTCCTTCTAATGCTTTCAACCTAAGTCACTTTAAATGAACTCAAACTCATTACGCGAGTCTGCCGgtaatgatttcttttttcttcttcttccaatcAAAGCGCATGAGTTCACATCATTTACAGGTGAAACCAACACAtaagaaccttttttttccttccattaCTCCAGTACAGGAACTTTATGTAAGGTGGCGGAAAGCAGGCAGAGTCAGGACAGACGTTACTTCACACCCGGACCCGCTAAGTTGCAGCATGTTATACATTGAGCTACGCTGACATCACGCTGGGAGCTGGCCTGCACAGCTGGGAACCCGAACACACATCCCGAGGTCGGTGGAAAAGCGACGAATGAAGCGTCCTCCTGCTGCAAGGggtgaaagaagaaaagagactCGAGGAAAACAGCAATTTGTTTGTCATTTAGGTTTGAAATAGAAGGGATTTGAATTTTAATAAACTCAAATCCTTCAGTAGCAAGATCCGCACCAGGCCTAATGCCGATAGCTAAAGTTAGCAGGACTAGCTAACAGGAATCATAAGGTCGTAAAGATTAAACGGCTACATTAAGCAGCACGGCGTCATTTCGTTTCGACCGTTACTTTGAGTCATGCGACTGGAATGCAATAAGAGTGATGGAAGTCTTGCAGCAGAGTCGGTTCGCAAACAGCGCAAAACAAATCCACGTCATTAATTACCATTATGTCCATTAACAGAGAGAACATTAGACAGCGTGTCAACACTGGGCTTTCTTCCACTTATCCTTGAGGTAAACACGAGAtcatttttcatgcatttcttcAATGATcattcatcaccccccccccccccccccctccaatctTTCCTTACTTAATAGAGCcccactttatttatttacagaccAGTGGAGAATGATTTCTGCTCAGCTGTGGCCGTTGACAGAAGAGAATAAATCCACGTGTCACGCTGATGCGAACGCGCATTGGTGGAAGTCGAACATGCTTCGGTCTGCGTTGAGTTTCtagttataaaataaaaataacgaCAAGACAAGAAACAGAGAGatagaaacgcctctgaaattTCTGCAGTCGCGCCACCATCGAGCCAAAGGTGTAGTTCTAATGGCTTTATTGATTAGAGCATATCAATGCGAAGCCTTTAACGTGAGACTCATCTCAGAGGAGTACAAAACACTCACTGCAGCTGATTTGAGCAGCGTTGTAATGAAGAAGCACAAAAACAGCCTAGACCGCTTCAGATTAAGTTACACACATAAATCCACATCTGTCCATTCACGGCTTTAGGTGGGATTATATTCATGATTTACTATTACAGGGGAAGCTTTTACTGCCCCATCTCCTTACGgcaataggctccagcaactcccgtgagttgttttgtttttccttagGAAATTAAATCATACCAATGTAGTGTAGAAAATCCGCGATATATAAAAACACATGCCCAGCGCGAAAAACCGCAATCAAGTGATCCAGCTGAACCGCGATATAGTGATGGGTGACTGTATTCTTCTTTCCAGTAAGCGGACGACACTCTCACCACCTAAGGCCTCAGCTGCTCCACATTTTGCTACCTGTgaaatattataatttttttatccctttcaatcaaatcaaatttgaAATCGGTGACAGGCCCTGGAAACAGAGCAAAACCAGTCAGTAACATGACAGCAGGTAGGACCCTGCTAGCGGCATCACAATGTTTACCGATACTGCTGACTTTCAGGATCCTGAGCTTCATCTTGTTATCGTCCAAGGGtcattcagacttttttttttggactcgtCAAAAACAAACCTTACAGCGAGTAAGAATGGTCATATACGCTTACGGTCTGCTGTTTGCGTACTTTGCTTTGCCTGGGATTGCACGCGGCGATTTGGCTTTCAGATGCCCGAGCTGCACGGCGGAGCGTCTAGCTGCTTGCCCCAAAGTCTCAGCGCAATGCCCAGAAATAGTGAGGGAGCTGGGCTGCGGCTGCTGCCCGGTGTGTGCCAGGCAGGTGGGGGAGCTTTGTGGGGTCTACTCGCCCAGGTGCTCCAGCGGCCTGAGGTGCTACCCCAGCAGGGAGTCTGAAATACCTTTGCAACAGCTCATCCAGGGCTTGGGACGATGTGGACAAAAAGTCGACTTGGATGTCGCAAGCGTGGACCAGGATACAAATGGTAAGTTAAAACTCCAATCAGTTTGTGTTGAAACGCATACATATAACATGGGATGGGTCTGTGCTGGCGAGTGCTAGTTAGCAGCGCCACTGCTTGGAGACAGAAACTGTTTGTAGACCACACCCAGATGGATCTTAGTCTTTGCAACTGGTTCTCGGCTCGTGCAGCTTTAGGGGTAGATGGTGCTGACCACAACGATCTTCTCACCGGACATGAATCTCCCAAGATCCAATTTGCCTCAGAGGGCAAACTTCTACCCCTTAGACCTAGACCAAAACtatacaggaaaaaaaatgaaagaagaaaccTCTTGGGGAAACACAGATGAGGGATCCATCTCTTTAGAGTGGGTGAAAGTGCAAAATATGTAACAAGAACAGATCACAACAATTGTGACAGGGATCAATAAATGATCAAAGTCCATGCAGGTTGAACTAAGTCCCGGATCATGTTATTGAAGGTCGCAATCCAGGAAACAAATGGTAAGGACTTCAGGCCACTGCTCCCTCTATCTTTTACCCAGGCTCACGGTCACATCTCTGCCGGACTGCAGGCCGCTGGCAGAGCCGCCGTGACTGGGTCACGAGAACGTATGAGTGGGGGGAGTAGTCTGATCCTGTAACTGCCCCTGTACTGAGCATGATGGTAAATGAACTAGCCTTAAGTACAGAGGTTTCATGGAGCAGCTAGTATTTTCACTGCAgggctcttttttattttggagaaaCCAAGTCAAATATAGTTGGTCACGATAACcgcccaaaataaaataaaaaaacagaaatcctGCAGGGGCAGAGAAATCCcgtgttttctttctcctccacaTTTCAGTTCATAGGGACTGAAttactggaaaaaaataacatgacGTGAATTTTAAAAGAAAGGTCAACAACATTATTGCTCCGATGATCTGCAATAAGATCTGCAATTCATAGATCCTCCCAGGCTCTCCTGTCTAACTCAAGCACAGATTGCGCTCTGAGAATTTAACATGCTGGAAATACAGACGTTCCTTTAGAACGGTATTGGAGTTTTTCCTATAaatgcaatgggggggggggggggggggggatgaaatcGATAGTGTTGTTGATCAATTCTGACAGAAGTTATTTCAGgataataaaaatgtcagcagggatactttttttttctagcgTTCTTCAAGACTCTGACATTTGCTGGGAGACGGTAGTAAAAACAAATCCTTATTCCAGACCCAATAACTTTAAACTTCAGTGATGCACTCTGCCATGATTGACCATCTTTGGTATTATAAAAAACAGTCAGCGCATAAAGGAAAAGCTGGAACGGAACCGCAGGTCACACTCTGGGTTGCCGTCACTTCACTGTTATGTGCTTTGCTTTTTCAGACCTATCAGATATCAGCATTTGtgtcattaaaatgcacatttcGGGAGTTTGTCTCCTGCCGGTGGTTGAGAATACAAGCTGCTGCTCACTTTAAAGACGTAAAGCTTTATCAAGATTTAGGCACTGCAAGACAAACATTGGCGACCCGGCTCCCGCGTGTCGTTACATTCACCTGAACTCACCTGAACGGGATTGTGGCCTGAACAAACAGTCCACAGTTCACTCCAGCGTTGTCTGATGTGAGCATCTGCTTTTTCATGCTTTTGATGTCAGTAATGTGGGATTCAAGtgctcctcctgcccccccacacacacacacccaaattTCCACAATGCAAAAGTGACAAGTGAAAACAGCCacactgaaatttgaaagcCATAAAATCCATCCAATCTGAACAGAGCGCAGTATTAGAAGAGTGTTTCCACTTGAACTctttcaaggttcaaggttactttatttgtacccgaaggtagatttgtaaTGGGAGTTGACACGGAAATATTTTTCTCTGTCCTGGTCCACAAATATTTCACTCTCGTGTCCAAATGAATCAAAacttgttctcttttttttattttttctcatttaaatccGGGACTGAGAAGAATCTCGCATTAGCCACTGACATTTCACCTCTAGTCAAGGCCTGCGCTCTTTGCTCAGCACGTTAGGTAGGAGACGAAATCCAATCATTTCAGTTCGGCTGCGGTCCAGAAGCAGTTTGGCTTTCACCGAAATAGTTTGAGAGTTGTTCTGGAGGCCTAAATAATCACCGTGATTGGGTTACACTGGGGCTTGGCAGAATGAAATATGGCTACCACAtgaaacaagcaaaacaaaacatggccaTGAAATCCCACAATTATTTTTGaattaaacaaatgaacaatTTCCATAAACATTTTGGGGCACGTCCCGTGTTGGTACCAGACTCATGCACTCTGCATGCTGTCTGTTCCAGTGGTTGCCACTTCCTCCAAATAAAGGCATAGTTTTCTCCACTCCTGTAAACTTCACGGGAGCAGAAACAATTGAAAATGTGGGTGGGACAGTCCAACAGCAGTATGGTGGTCcttttatgaaaatgaaataaataagcaaCAAAAAAATTGCATTGTCTGCAATTCTGGTGCCATTTAACAGGTGGTATTCATGCTTTTGTCTCGCCCACACTGGCACGTGAGTAACGATGGGTAGGTCATGTCACTGGGTCGGGTGAGGGACGCTAATGGGGGAAGCAACGGAGTCGCAATGAGACACATGAGCAGACTTGGAACTAAAGGGAACCTTCTAAGAAGTGAGCAAGTCTTCGAAATCCCTCAAACAGCACGGGGACAAGCGACAAAATACCGAACAGGAAAGAGGTAAACCAGAAAACTGTAAATCAACAACTGTTCTCTGGGAAGCCAAATATATTGCATGTCAATCCACAATTATGAGCTCTCGTGTTGATTAGGGCAGATGTTTTTGAGAGTGAATAATCACCTTCGACTGTACTTTAAACTCTGACTAAGCCTGTCGGGAACGCCAAATGGCTGCAGTTCTCTCCTTCAAACTACAAAGCCCACGTCTCTCTGGTCCGGATGACACACATGACCACATGGAAGCAGCAGCCCAGACTTGAAAGGACATTCTCTCACTGTAAAATGTTTTGAAGGGGATCTCTGGCTGGGCACAAGCGTTCCTCATTATTCAATTTCTCTTTGTCCCTTTTTCCAGCTGTGAAAGTGTTTGAAGTGGCCGAGTCTTGAGAGGAACCATTTCTGCTGACAATGGTTTTGAAGTCATGTAAAGGGGCCCTTTCTCGGCGGTGTGATTTAGACACAGCTTTACTGTATAACGCAAACAAATGCTTTAATGCTAATCATTGAGTACAGCATCAACAACACAGTGTCAACGTGacaacttctttttttacacCTTAAATGGTAAAGTTGCACTTCGGTGAgcttttcaacccccccccccccccccccccacacacacacacacaccgacttcACTGAGTGGCACCTCATAACCTTTGCAATTACAGTGCACTAGCGGTTACACACTTTTCACCATGATGTCATGATTCATAAATTTAGGTTTATCTCTCGTGAACATACttaatgctctctctctctctctctctctctacatgcAGGATATTCTCCCACATGTCTGAATATCTTAATACAACTTGGAGCAAGCATCTAAGCTTGTGTTGGAAATGATGACTTTAGTCATCAATGACACACTTCAGTGTGTGTAATTTAACTCCATGAATAATGAAAGCCTTGTTTGAGGCCACACGGTTTCAACTATCTAACGATGGGATCTGTTGCCTTTCTACAGTCGAAAGGTTTCCTTGTGAGGCCGGTCTACAGTTGACCAGAGTGTGGCCTCCGGACGACAGTGTCAGTACGATTTATCGCTTTATTCACTGTGCAGTGTCTCGTCGCACACTGGACACGTTTCCAAGCGCAGGCATTCTTACACCATATACACACAGTGGCCATGGCGCCTTTTGAGAGAACGAAATAACACATTTAACCAAGAggacagtgacatcatcatagctgtttttatttcagcagtctcagcagagtcatccgccaccaccaccaccagtgtctggagtCCAAGGGGTCGATTTGCACTAGAATGAATAGACATAAGCATGAGCAGAAACATTTCAGATAGTGTTTTAGCATGTGTGAGGCGTGCGCTATTGAGCATTTAGCTCCTCTCAGGTGTGATTTACAGTCCCTGGCAGGGTTATGTTCTTACAGCGCTAattacagacacacaaccacacaatTTGCAAAGGCATGTAGGTGTAACGTTAAAATCCTTACTCGGCATGAAAAGCTGACATTCAGCCGCCACTTTAGTCCTGGTTTTCCTGTTCCTGTGACTCTAATGATATAGTCTCGAGCATTTATACTTtgctttactttttttcttcttcatcttctaaTAAATGATGGCATAACAAGTAGCAGGAAAAACTaggaaagacccccccccccactgctcagAAGACGGGGTTAAACATTATTCAGCtcagtcacttttttttttttttgtattagcAGATCTGCTAACTCTgtcgccacagtaattacagcTATGGCGATGTCTGACTGTCCAGCATAGCATTAGCGACGGGAGGTAACAGGGACACAGGATGCCTCGAGGACACAGAATGACTTTGTCTTCTAATTCCAAAGTTACgatgtgtcgggggggggggaaaggccTGTTATTAGAAAAAATGTCAGCTTAATCGCAGCTTGTGATAACAGAATAGACGGAGACAAACGTGCATGAGCATGGTTAGGCAGTTTTGTCTGCATGTAACATCTGTCCATTAACTACATACTCACAAGGCCGCAGAGAGTATTGAAGGTTACACGGCTGTCAAAACGAGACAGCGCACCAAAGGTCTTCAATCGTTTTCCACGGGCAGATAATGAAGTTTCGTTGCTCACCTCCGGAGAGACAGATTAACGCAACATCAACCAGTCGCCATTATTTTTTCGAACAAACTCACCGGAGTTTATTTACAACTTTTAGCCCAATGATTGTAGTTTGGCGGATGTTTCTTCAATCGCTGCCGGTGTCACGCGTGGAGTTGTTTCTGAATGTCAACCCAAACTCGCGTCCTGGTTCAAGGTACAAGGAACAATCCTTCAGATCCGATTGTTACTTGGAACAAGATCTGGAGCATAATTGGGATGCAAATTTCTTGCAACTTTTTCTTCGTCTTCTGCCATTTGCTTCTAAGTTCAAATACAGTTTCTGTGTCATGAATGCAAAcctaaatagttttttttttgtgcttttggtTTGTAGAGGTGCACGGGACTGAGATCCCATCCACCAAAAGACCTGCAATTGATGTTTGGATTTGGCAGGAGTCTGCCAGGAAGCAACACCAGAACGAACGCAAAACCAAGATGAGGTCAAATCAACTCGAGGACCCTAGAActgagaagctgctgcaggtatAAGATATTAGATATAATATTTGCACCAGGATCAGTTTGAATGGAGCCATAGTctgaatccagaatctcttctggatcgtcaccaaaaaaaattatcatctgttcctcgtaacattcccaacatttcctggaaatttcatcaagatccgtctgtaacctttttTAGGTATCTTGCTAAAGACAAACTGACAAGGTGATTGCATAACCTCAGGGCTGGCGGAGGAAacaaatggggggaaaaaagcatcTTAAATAAATCTTGCTCTATAAATATCATACACTCATGCAATGTTAATGTATGAAGTTCAATGCTCAATCATGTTGTTAGCCATCTAAACATGGATACGGAGTGTTTTTAAGGGCCttcattttcttgttttatttttcctataAATTTCTATATTtgttctgtgaaaaaaaaatacaaa
This region of Brachionichthys hirsutus isolate HB-005 chromosome 12, CSIRO-AGI_Bhir_v1, whole genome shotgun sequence genomic DNA includes:
- the LOC137902498 gene encoding insulin-like growth factor-binding protein 2-B, which codes for MVIYAYGLLFAYFALPGIARGDLAFRCPSCTAERLAACPKVSAQCPEIVRELGCGCCPVCARQVGELCGVYSPRCSSGLRCYPSRESEIPLQQLIQGLGRCGQKVDLDVASVDQDTNEVHGTEIPSTKRPAIDVWIWQESARKQHQNERKTKMRSNQLEDPRTEKLLQSACEQELDKVLEEISRMTSEDNRGPLESLYELKFPNCDRHGLYNLKQCNMSTHGQRGECWCVNPLTGLQISATPKVRGDPNCYQFQEELLSMPTPSSTLLGQTKTDTS